The region AAATTATCATTTTCGTTTTCAAAATAACCAAAGCTTGTAAAAAAGTTAAATATAGCGTCAAACTTTTCAACAAAAGGTTCACGCATGTCTTTTACAACAAAATGTAAATTTTCATTTTCAAATTTTTTAGCAAAATCAATACTGTTTGCAGATAAATCTGCACCTAAAACATTGAATCCTAATTGATTTAAATAAACGGAATGTCGTCCTCGTCCACAAGCTAAATCCAATACCCTTGCATCATCGGGCAAATTTAAATAATTGGTAATGTTGTCAATAAAAAGTTGCGCTTCGGCATAATCACGGTCTTTATATAAAATATGGTAAAAAGGGGTATCAAACCAATTCTTAAACCAATTTTTTTGAGATTCTTGCATTTTATAAATTTTGGAAACGCAAAAATAAACTATTTTTGTACAATTAAATAAATTAATCGTTCCCGAAGGAAAGGAATTGACTATGGAAAATTTTAAAATGGTAGCTAAAACATTCTTTGGATTTGAAGAAATTTTAGCAAATGAATTAGTTAAATTAGGTGCACAGCGTGTAGAACAAGGTACACGTATGGTAAGTTTTTATGGCGACAAAGGTTTTATGTACAAAGCAAATTTGGCATTGCGAACCGCTTTAAAAATTTTAAAACCTATTAAACAGTTTAAGGTTTTTAACGAAACCAGCTTGTATAATGGCATGCAAAGCATAGATTGGAGCGAATTTTTAAGTGTTCATCAGTCGTTTTTAATTGATTCTACAATTTTTTCTGATCAATTCAACCATTCGCAATTTGTTGCTTTAAAAAGTAAAGATGCAATTGTAGATCAATTTAAAAAGAAATTTGAAAGCAGACCAAATATTGATAAAGATCATCCCGATTTACGTATAAATGTTCATATACAAAAAGATATATGTACGGTTTCGTTAGACACTTCAGGGGCTTCATTACATCATCGTGGGTATAGAACAGCTACAAATATTGCACCTATAAACGAAGTTTTAGCTGCAGGTATTTTAATTTTAAGTGGGTGGAATGGTCAATCAAACTTTTTAGATCCAATGTGTGGTTCGGGTACTTTTTTGGTTGAAGCAACTATGATTGCTTGTAATATTCCACCAAATATCAACCGAAAAGAATTTGCTTTTGAAAAATGGAAAGATTGGGACGCTGATTTATTTGAAAAAGTTGAAGAATCGTTATTAAAGAAAATAACCGATTTTCATTATGACATTTATGGATACGACAAAGCACCATCTGCTATTGCAAAAGCTAAAGATAACGCTAGAAATGCCAATTTAGAAGAATATATTAAACTTGAACAAAAAAACTTTTTTGAAACCGAAAAAGAAGTTCAAGGCCCTTTACATATGGTATTTAACCCACCTTATGGTGAACGCTTAGATATTGATTTAGAACGTTTTTATCGCGAAATTGGCGATACTTTAAAACAAAGTTATCCTGGTACAAATGCTTGGTTTATTACTGGAAATGTTGAAGCTTTAAAATTTGTAGGTTTAAAGCCATCGCGTAAAATAAAACTTTTTAATGGTAAATTAGAAGCACGTTTGGTAAAATACGAAATGTATGAAGGCAGTAAACGTACAAAATTTCAAATAAAAGATAACAATGAATAAAGCTACCAAAATTTTAATCATACAATTTTTTTGCTTTGCTTTAATATTTTTAGCAACACGCACAATTATTGTGTATTTTAATATTCTTTCTGGTTTAATGATTCCTATTGTTAGTGGAGTTGCTGCTATTGTTTTGGCACCGCAATTTAAAGTTTTTAAAGTAGATGGAAAAGACACCGTTTTTGTTGCTTGGCTTTTTAGTAAAAAAGGCAAACCCGTAAATTGGCTTTAAGTATAATTAAATGAAAACCAGTGTAATAGCTCACAGAGGCGCTTGGAAAGAATTTAATTTTCCTCAAAATTCTTTAGCTGCTTTAAAAAAAGCAATTGCACTTAATTGTTATGCTTGTGAAATTGATGTTCACCTTACAAATGATGGTTTTGTTGTAGTAAATCATGATTACGATTTTTATGATTTACCTATAGAAACAACCAATTACAATGTTTTAAAGCAAAATAAACTAAGTAATGGTGAACATTTACCTTTATTAATTGATTTTTTTAGCGAAATAAATAAGCAATATAACACCAAATTATTGGTTGAAATAAAAACATCCATTCTTAACCCTAAAAATAGAACTCAACTTTTAATTGATACTATAGTAAATCAGCTACCAAAAGATACCTATTCAGAAAATACCGAGTTTATTTTGTTTGATTTTGAATCGGCACTTTATTTAAAAAGGGTATTGCCCTTTTTTAAAGTACATTATTTAGAAGGGGATAAATCGGCACAAGAAATATTCCAAAATGGATTAAATGGTATGGATTATAATTTTGAATTGCTTTTACAAAATTCAGAAATTATTACTGAATTTAATCAATTAAACTTACAAACAAACAGTTGGACAATAAATGACCTAAATGTTGCAAAAACACTAAAATCAAAAGGTTTATCTTATATTACTACCGATTTACCAAGTTTATTTATAAATGAAGGCTTATAGTTTTAATAATTTTTCTTCTAAAAGTACTAATCCTCTTGTAGCGTTTTCTTTTATAATTTCAATTTTTTTAGAATAAGAATGCACATTTGCAGGGTTTTTATCTATATAAAAAAACTTTTTAGCATTAAAAGCATAATCCATTAAACCTGCAGCAGGATATACTTGCAACGATGTTCCTACAACTACCAAAATATCTGCTTCTTGAACAATTTTAATAGCATTTTCCATTTCGGGTACAGCTTCACCAAACCAAACAATATGTGGCCGTAATTGGTGTTTTTCTTCATTTGTGGTTCCTACATAAATAGGTTTGTTCCAATTATAAATTAAATTTTCATTTTCAATGCTACGCGCCTTTAAAAGTTCACCGTGCAAATGTATAATTTGCTTGCTACCAGCACGTTCATGTAAATCATCAACATTTTGGGTTATCACAGCTACGTTAAACACATTTTGTAAATTGGCAATTTTTTCATGGGCCAAATTAGGTTTCACAGTAAGTAATTGCTTTCTGCGTTGGTTGTAAAAATCTAAAACTAGTTCCGGATTTTTCTTAAAACCATCAATACTTGCTACTTCCATAATATCATGGCCTTCCCATAAACCGTTTGCATCTCTAAAAGTTTTTAACCCACTTTCTGCTGAAATACCAGCACCTGTTAAAAAAACTAAATTCTTCATAAATTCAAATTTCATTTATAAAAATACAAAATAGCCTTTATTAAAACGGAATAGTATCTTTGCTTAAATTTAAAAAAAATGCAATTAAACGATTTATATAAAAATACTGACTATTTATCCTATTTAAGCGGCTTTATTACTCAGAACAGAATGTTGGGGTTTGAAAAAGTTTTAGAAAACCGTACCAATCATTTTTGTGTAGCTGTTGAAGATGTTTATCAATTGCACAATACTAGTGCTGTGATGCGTAGTTGCGAAGTTTTTGGAGTTCAAAATTTACATGTTATTGAGCAAAAATTTAGTAAAACTATTGATAAACAAATTGCTATGGGAGCCGAAAAATGGGTGGATATACAAATGCATAAATCTACACAAACGTGTATTAGCGAAATAAAAAGTAAAGGTTACCAAATTGTTGCTACTACACCGCATAAAGATGCCTTTTTATTAGACGATTTTGACATCACCAAACCTTCGGCATTATTTTTTGGGACCGAAAAAATGGGACTTTCTTCAGAAATTATGGATCAAGCAGATACTTATATTAAAATTCCGATGTATGGTTTTACCGAAAGTTTAAATATTTCAGTTTCGGCTGCCATTATTTTAAATAACATTACAACGCGTTTAAGAAAATCTTCAATAGACTGGCAATTATCAGAAGAAGAATTGTTAACAAAAAAAATAGACTGGGCTAGAAAATCGATAAAAGATATTGATTTTATTACAGAGCGTTTTTTACAAAATCAGTTTTAACAAAAAAAAAAAGTGGGTTTACCAAGGTAAACCCACTTTAATAACCAAAAAAAACACTTATGAAAAACTCAAAAATTCTAAAACATTCACTTGTCCTGTTGTAGATGAGTTGGTACAAATATACGAACATTTATTTTAATCATGCAAATGTTTTTTTAATTTTTTTATTATTTTTTTATCAATCCTAATTCAATTAATCTTTCAGTTAAAAATTCGCCAGCTGTAATATCGTCAAATTGCTTTGGATTATCAGAATTGATACAATTTTCTAAGCAGTTTAAAGGCATTTCGCTTATAGGGTGCATAAAAAATGGTATTGAAAAACGAGAGGTTCCCCATAATTCTCTAGGAGGATTTACAACTTGATGAATGGTAGATTTTAATTTATTGTTTGTATGGCGCGATAACATATCGCCAACATTAATAACTAATTCATCGTTAGCTGCAATGGCATCTATCCATTCGCCATTATGGTTTTGCACTTGTAAACCTTTTCCTTGTGCCCCCATTAACAAGGTAATTAAATTTATATCACCATGTGCAGCTGCACGAACGGCATCTTTAGGTTCATTTAAAATAGGAGGGTAGTGAATGGGTCTTAAAATAGAATTTCCGTTTTTAATAAAATTGTCAAAGTAAAATTCATCTAAATTTAAATATAAAGCCAATGCTCTTAATACATAAACCCCAGTTTTTTCAAGCATTTTATAGGCTTCTTTACCTGTTGAATTAAATTCAGGTAGTTCTTCAACAACTACATTTTTAGGATATTCAGCATCTAATTTAGGATTGTTTTCAACATATTGCCCAAAATGCCAAAACTCTTTTAAGTCGCCTGTTGTGCGTCCTTTTGCAGATTCTTTTCCAAAGGAAACGTAACCACGTTGGCCACCAATTCCTTCAATTTCATACTTCTTTTTTACCTCTAAAGATAAATTAAAAAAAGAGCGTACTTGTTCATATAGTTTTTCAACTAATTGGTCATTTAAAAAATGGCCTTTTAATGCAACGAAGCCAATTTCTTCGTATGCTTTTCCGATTTCATTTACAAATTTTTGCTTGCGTACCGGATCATCCGATAGGAAATCACGCAAATTTACACTAGGTATATTTTGCATATTTAATTCTTTGAATTTCAAATATAAAAATACCTTTTTAAATAAAAAATAAGTACTTGAAAATTCTTAGGATGCGGTTGTTTTTTCGTGAGCCATAAGTATTATTGAAGTAATTGCGTCTTTAATACGTTGTTCACCTTCTGGTGTGTTAAGATCAATTCCACAAAATAAACTTCCATTTGTTTTTGCATGTAAAACCAAGTAATAAACGCCCGAAATTAATACAGCTAAAATACCTCTTAAATCTATATTTGCTTTATCGTAAGTAGGTTCGGCAACTTTAAAAAAAGCTTCACCTAATTCTTCCCGTTTATCAGCAATATTTCGTAAATATGTTTTATTTTCGCCTAATTCCCAATGTATAATTTTTTGTAAAACCTTATCTTTCAACAAAGTATCTAATTGGTTGTGTAACAAACCGTAAATAGCTTCTTTAGGAACAGCTGTTGTGTTTTCTAACATAACAACTAAATCATCTTTTGCTACTGCATTTAAAAAATCGCGCTGTAAAATGTAGGTTTCTACTAAATTATCTAAACTACCAAAATAACTGTAAACCAAACTTTTATCAACACCTGCTTCTTTTGATACAGCAGTAGCATTTAAACCTGTATACCCTTTTTTTAATAAAATTTTCCCTACAGATTGAATCATTTTTTGTTTAGTACGTTCTTTATCACGTAATAAGCCCGAAGTTCGTTTGCGTTTTTTTGGCTCATTTTCCATATCCATGACAATTTTAATTGCAAATTTAAAAAAAAAGAACTGATTTATACCTCATACAAATCAGTTCCTTAAATAACAAACACCATTATTATGGTAAATTAAAATATCAAAATGTGTTTTGGTTTTTTGATTGAAACAAATTTAGAACTATTTTTTCTAATGTGCAAAAAAAAATCACGGTATAGTGAAAAAAAATATAAATATTTCAATTAATAATTTTATTACATTTAATGTCGCGAAATTTAAATATAAATATGGAAGATAATTCAGTTATTTTGGCTCCAGAACTTTTATTAGATCTTTATAAAAAATTGCTAAAACCTAGATTAATAGAAGAAAAAATGTTAGTACTTATCAGACAAGGTAAAGTCACTAAATGGTTTTCAGGTATTGGGCAAGAAGCTATTGCTGTTGGTGTTACAGCAATTTTAGAACCCACAGAATATATTTTACCCATGCACCGAAATTTAGGTGTTTTTACAAGTAGAGAAATTCCATTAAACAGACTTTTTTCTCAATGGCAAGGTAAAAAAAATGGTTTTACTAAAGGGCGTGATCGATCGTTTCATTTTGGTACACAAGAGTTTAAAATTATTGGAATGATTTCGCATCTTGGGCCACAATTAGGAGTAGCTAACGGAATTGCTTTAGCGCATAAATTGCGTAACGAAAACAAAATTACTGCTGTTTTTACTGGTGAAGGAGCTACTTCGGAAGGAGATTTTCACGAAGCGTTAAACGTTGCTGCTGTATGGAATTTACCCGTAATGTTTATTATAGAAAACAATGGCTACGGACTTTCAACTCCAACAAATGAACAATATAAGTGTAACAATTTAGCCGATAAAGGCATAGGTTATGGCATGAAAAGTTATATTGTTGATGGGAACAATATTGTTGAAGTTTATACTAAATTAAATGCTATAGCCAAAGAAATGCGTTTAAATCCACATCCGGTTTTAATTGAAATGAAAACTTTTAGAATGCGTGGACATGAAGAAGCTAGTGGAACTAAATATGTACCAGACGTGTTATTTGAAGAATGGAAAATTAAAGA is a window of Myroides sp. JBRI-B21084 DNA encoding:
- a CDS encoding TetR/AcrR family transcriptional regulator, which gives rise to MENEPKKRKRTSGLLRDKERTKQKMIQSVGKILLKKGYTGLNATAVSKEAGVDKSLVYSYFGSLDNLVETYILQRDFLNAVAKDDLVVMLENTTAVPKEAIYGLLHNQLDTLLKDKVLQKIIHWELGENKTYLRNIADKREELGEAFFKVAEPTYDKANIDLRGILAVLISGVYYLVLHAKTNGSLFCGIDLNTPEGEQRIKDAITSIILMAHEKTTAS
- a CDS encoding TrmH family RNA methyltransferase, with protein sequence MQLNDLYKNTDYLSYLSGFITQNRMLGFEKVLENRTNHFCVAVEDVYQLHNTSAVMRSCEVFGVQNLHVIEQKFSKTIDKQIAMGAEKWVDIQMHKSTQTCISEIKSKGYQIVATTPHKDAFLLDDFDITKPSALFFGTEKMGLSSEIMDQADTYIKIPMYGFTESLNISVSAAIILNNITTRLRKSSIDWQLSEEELLTKKIDWARKSIKDIDFITERFLQNQF
- a CDS encoding SIR2 family NAD-dependent protein deacylase; its protein translation is MKNLVFLTGAGISAESGLKTFRDANGLWEGHDIMEVASIDGFKKNPELVLDFYNQRRKQLLTVKPNLAHEKIANLQNVFNVAVITQNVDDLHERAGSKQIIHLHGELLKARSIENENLIYNWNKPIYVGTTNEEKHQLRPHIVWFGEAVPEMENAIKIVQEADILVVVGTSLQVYPAAGLMDYAFNAKKFFYIDKNPANVHSYSKKIEIIKENATRGLVLLEEKLLKL
- a CDS encoding SAM-dependent methyltransferase, with the translated sequence MQESQKNWFKNWFDTPFYHILYKDRDYAEAQLFIDNITNYLNLPDDARVLDLACGRGRHSVYLNQLGFNVLGADLSANSIDFAKKFENENLHFVVKDMREPFVEKFDAIFNFFTSFGYFENENDNLIALTAIKNSLSEYGFAVLDFMNVHKVLENLMQNEVKEVDGIVFTIKRWSENNFIFKNISFEYNNENYEFTEKVKALTLANFEEMMEQAGIFLLDTFGDYKLHKFNEKESDRLIMIFK
- a CDS encoding glycerophosphodiester phosphodiesterase family protein, yielding MKTSVIAHRGAWKEFNFPQNSLAALKKAIALNCYACEIDVHLTNDGFVVVNHDYDFYDLPIETTNYNVLKQNKLSNGEHLPLLIDFFSEINKQYNTKLLVEIKTSILNPKNRTQLLIDTIVNQLPKDTYSENTEFILFDFESALYLKRVLPFFKVHYLEGDKSAQEIFQNGLNGMDYNFELLLQNSEIITEFNQLNLQTNSWTINDLNVAKTLKSKGLSYITTDLPSLFINEGL
- a CDS encoding THUMP domain-containing class I SAM-dependent RNA methyltransferase — translated: MENFKMVAKTFFGFEEILANELVKLGAQRVEQGTRMVSFYGDKGFMYKANLALRTALKILKPIKQFKVFNETSLYNGMQSIDWSEFLSVHQSFLIDSTIFSDQFNHSQFVALKSKDAIVDQFKKKFESRPNIDKDHPDLRINVHIQKDICTVSLDTSGASLHHRGYRTATNIAPINEVLAAGILILSGWNGQSNFLDPMCGSGTFLVEATMIACNIPPNINRKEFAFEKWKDWDADLFEKVEESLLKKITDFHYDIYGYDKAPSAIAKAKDNARNANLEEYIKLEQKNFFETEKEVQGPLHMVFNPPYGERLDIDLERFYREIGDTLKQSYPGTNAWFITGNVEALKFVGLKPSRKIKLFNGKLEARLVKYEMYEGSKRTKFQIKDNNE
- a CDS encoding isopenicillin N synthase family dioxygenase, translated to MQNIPSVNLRDFLSDDPVRKQKFVNEIGKAYEEIGFVALKGHFLNDQLVEKLYEQVRSFFNLSLEVKKKYEIEGIGGQRGYVSFGKESAKGRTTGDLKEFWHFGQYVENNPKLDAEYPKNVVVEELPEFNSTGKEAYKMLEKTGVYVLRALALYLNLDEFYFDNFIKNGNSILRPIHYPPILNEPKDAVRAAAHGDINLITLLMGAQGKGLQVQNHNGEWIDAIAANDELVINVGDMLSRHTNNKLKSTIHQVVNPPRELWGTSRFSIPFFMHPISEMPLNCLENCINSDNPKQFDDITAGEFLTERLIELGLIKK